A single Drechmeria coniospora strain ARSEF 6962 chromosome 03, whole genome shotgun sequence DNA region contains:
- a CDS encoding LSM domain-containing protein — protein sequence MDTEEAQEYLRSLLNKNLRVFTTDGRLFWGSLKCTDPVRITLLPRGQRTSPPLCFLLTCCLDQDSNVVLAHTYEYRQPSADALRQLAGEAGGSMIPAAMSSRYLGLVVVPGHHIVKMELEQFASQVATRDRPR from the coding sequence ATGGATACAGAGGAAGCACAGGAATACCTGCGATCCCTGCTGAATAAAAACTTGCGAGTCTTCACCACGGATGGCCGCCTCTTCTGGGGCTCGCTCAAGTGCACTGATCCGGTTCGCATCACCCTGCTTCCGCGCGGCCAACGAACCAGCCCTCCACTCTGCTTCCTGCTAACTTGCTGCCTCGACCAGGATAGCAACGTCGTGCTGGCGCACACGTACGAATACCGACAGCCCTCGGCCGATGCCCTTCGTCAACTAGCCGGGGAGGCCGGCGGGAGTATGATTCCGGCCGCCATGTCATCGCGATACCTCGGCCTGGTGGTAGTGCCGGGCCATCACATTGTCAAGATGGAGCTTGAACAATTTGCAAGCCAAGTTGCGACCAGGGACCGTCCTCGATGA